The Streptomyces aurantiacus genome includes a region encoding these proteins:
- a CDS encoding NACHT domain-containing protein, protein MSGVAPRSRVRRAGAVYLTLLAAGTVGALLVAPHLDDPASVVAALLPTGAGAYLAWSTYRADRTEAATAADPGTVADRLAVAVRRQWETEAQIRRLEDPYPLPVAWRAADADLAEATRPGGLDGRDGELGDLFTERIPTRRLLVLGAPGSGKTLLLVRLVLSLIERRRPGGPVPVLFPLASWDPGAQDLRGWMERKLAQDHPELGAAASEEDGPVTRAAALLDRRLVLPVLDGFDELPAAVGATALHAVNEALPYGCGLVLSSRPDEYRAALRPRSGVPPRLTGMAGIRLEPLRGPDVEAYLLRDAGGSGTPAAARWRPVVDALGTDAPVAEALTRPLMVSLARSVYNPRPAEGHEELPDPGELLRCSTRAAVEHHLFEAFVGAAYRPHPRRPCRWTPARAHAALRHLARHMERGLDGAAEVAWWKLHRAVPTALPPVLVGALLGCLGWLVEGMAMELTHRAAPNPLFPPHWEERGGLGVVAAGLCGGLMCGLVAAVVITLLCAGVAPDLSAGLVLNRLADGGSLALVGVIVAGFAFGGRPEPRRPSRWDRRALLTGAAAAALYVLAFRNACGTVSALLHGVIAAAVGADGVRADPACPVARVRWHWSPRGILTGLVGGALIGGGILLEGLFADVLSGGASREYLGPAEPMEAFWAAEQVAAVYAVSCMLVQGLRTVPVDLGTSVDGRILLGNDRRTLGTCVFTAAVLGAAVIGTQGWCAMLWGSARVWGAGAGGSGLWVYVVGLVPALLTGLAIGIRQAAWSHYAVARCHLALRAKLPFDLLAFLADAHEHHGVLRRVGAVYQFRHIELQHHLAGPPRGFTASSAATAPRSRCAPSPTNGPPPRPGRAGR, encoded by the coding sequence ATGAGCGGAGTTGCCCCCAGGTCGCGTGTCCGGCGAGCCGGCGCGGTGTATCTGACGCTGCTGGCCGCCGGAACCGTGGGAGCCCTGCTGGTCGCCCCGCACCTGGACGACCCCGCGTCGGTGGTGGCCGCGCTGCTGCCGACCGGGGCCGGCGCCTACCTCGCCTGGAGCACCTACCGGGCCGACCGGACCGAGGCCGCCACAGCGGCGGACCCGGGCACCGTCGCGGACCGGCTCGCCGTCGCCGTACGGCGCCAGTGGGAGACCGAGGCGCAGATACGGCGGCTGGAGGATCCGTACCCGCTGCCCGTCGCCTGGCGGGCCGCCGACGCCGACCTGGCGGAGGCGACGCGGCCCGGCGGGCTCGACGGCCGGGACGGGGAGCTCGGCGACCTCTTCACCGAGCGGATCCCCACCCGGCGTCTGCTGGTCCTCGGCGCCCCGGGATCGGGCAAGACGCTGCTGCTCGTACGCCTCGTGCTCTCCCTGATCGAGCGACGGCGGCCGGGCGGGCCCGTGCCCGTCCTCTTCCCCCTCGCCTCCTGGGACCCCGGCGCCCAGGACCTGCGCGGCTGGATGGAGCGCAAACTCGCGCAGGACCATCCGGAACTGGGAGCGGCCGCCTCGGAGGAGGACGGGCCGGTCACCCGCGCCGCGGCGCTGCTGGACCGGCGTCTGGTGCTGCCGGTGCTCGACGGGTTCGACGAACTGCCCGCCGCGGTGGGAGCCACGGCGCTGCACGCCGTCAACGAGGCCCTGCCGTACGGATGCGGGCTGGTGCTGTCGAGCCGGCCCGACGAGTACCGGGCGGCGCTACGGCCGCGGAGCGGGGTGCCCCCGCGACTCACCGGCATGGCCGGCATCCGCCTCGAACCCCTCCGCGGACCGGACGTCGAGGCCTATCTGCTCCGGGACGCCGGCGGGAGCGGCACCCCGGCGGCGGCACGCTGGAGGCCGGTCGTCGACGCGCTGGGAACGGACGCACCGGTCGCCGAGGCCCTGACCCGCCCCCTGATGGTGTCGCTCGCCCGGTCCGTCTACAACCCGCGTCCGGCGGAGGGGCACGAGGAGCTGCCGGACCCCGGTGAGCTGCTGCGGTGCTCCACCCGGGCCGCGGTGGAGCACCATCTCTTCGAGGCGTTCGTCGGGGCGGCGTACCGGCCGCACCCGCGCCGCCCCTGCCGGTGGACGCCGGCGCGGGCGCACGCCGCGCTGCGCCACCTGGCGCGCCACATGGAGCGCGGGCTCGACGGGGCGGCGGAGGTGGCCTGGTGGAAGCTCCACCGCGCCGTGCCGACCGCGCTGCCGCCGGTCCTCGTCGGTGCGCTGCTGGGCTGCCTCGGCTGGCTGGTCGAGGGGATGGCCATGGAACTGACCCATCGCGCCGCGCCCAACCCGCTGTTCCCGCCCCACTGGGAGGAACGCGGCGGGCTCGGCGTGGTGGCGGCGGGCCTCTGCGGAGGGCTGATGTGCGGCCTCGTGGCAGCCGTCGTGATCACCCTGCTGTGCGCGGGCGTCGCTCCCGACCTCTCCGCCGGCCTGGTCCTCAACCGGCTGGCCGACGGCGGTTCGCTGGCCCTCGTCGGAGTGATCGTCGCCGGCTTCGCCTTCGGCGGGCGGCCGGAACCGCGCCGGCCCTCCCGCTGGGACCGGCGGGCGCTCCTGACCGGAGCCGCGGCGGCGGCCCTGTACGTGCTGGCCTTCCGCAACGCCTGCGGGACGGTCAGCGCCCTCCTCCACGGGGTGATCGCCGCCGCCGTCGGCGCGGACGGTGTACGCGCGGATCCCGCGTGTCCCGTCGCCCGGGTCCGCTGGCACTGGAGCCCGCGAGGCATCCTCACGGGGCTGGTGGGCGGCGCGCTGATCGGCGGCGGCATCCTGCTGGAGGGACTGTTCGCCGATGTGCTCTCGGGAGGGGCCAGCCGCGAGTACCTCGGACCGGCCGAGCCGATGGAGGCGTTCTGGGCCGCCGAACAGGTCGCGGCGGTGTACGCGGTGTCGTGCATGCTCGTGCAGGGCCTGCGGACGGTCCCGGTCGACCTCGGCACCTCGGTCGACGGCCGAATTCTCCTCGGCAACGACCGGCGCACGCTCGGGACCTGCGTGTTCACCGCGGCGGTACTCGGCGCGGCGGTGATCGGGACGCAGGGCTGGTGCGCCATGCTCTGGGGCTCCGCCCGTGTCTGGGGAGCCGGGGCCGGCGGCTCCGGCCTGTGGGTCTACGTCGTCGGACTGGTCCCCGCCCTGCTGACCGGCCTGGCCATCGGCATCCGTCAGGCGGCCTGGAGCCATTACGCCGTGGCCCGCTGCCACCTGGCCCTGCGCGCGAAGCTGCCCTTCGACCTCCTGGCCTTCCTCGCCGACGCGCACGAGCACCACGGCGTGCTGCGCAGGGTCGGCGCGGTCTACCAGTTCCGCCACATCGAGCTGCAGCACCATCTGGCGGGCCCGCCAAGGGGGTTCACAGCGTCGAGCGCAGCCACTGCTCCACGCTCGCGATGTGCACCGTCGCCCACGAACGGGCCGCCTCCGCGTCCCGGTCGCGCAGGGCGCTGA
- a CDS encoding FadR/GntR family transcriptional regulator, which translates to MAVTDEAIEKIKGMIVSGALRPGDRLPKESELAADLGLSRNSLREAVRALSLIRILDVRQGDGTYVTSLDPQLLLEALSFVVDFHRDDTVLEFLAVRRILEPAATAMAALRISEQQVDALTAQLDALGAGPSVEELVACDLEFHRGIVQSSGNSVLCSLLDGLSGPTTRARIWRGLTQEDAVSRTLHEHRAILSALRDRDAEAARSWATVHIASVEQWLRSTL; encoded by the coding sequence ATGGCAGTCACCGATGAGGCGATCGAGAAGATCAAGGGAATGATCGTCTCCGGCGCGCTGCGCCCCGGCGACCGGCTTCCGAAGGAGAGCGAACTCGCCGCCGATCTGGGCCTGTCCCGGAACTCCCTGCGGGAGGCGGTGCGCGCGCTCTCACTCATCCGCATCCTGGACGTACGGCAGGGCGACGGCACGTACGTCACGAGCCTGGACCCGCAGCTCCTCCTGGAGGCGCTGAGTTTCGTCGTGGACTTCCACCGCGACGACACGGTCCTGGAGTTCCTCGCGGTACGCCGCATCCTGGAACCGGCCGCGACGGCGATGGCTGCGCTGCGGATCAGCGAACAGCAGGTGGACGCGCTGACCGCCCAGCTGGACGCCCTCGGCGCCGGGCCCTCGGTGGAGGAACTCGTCGCCTGTGACCTGGAGTTCCACCGGGGCATCGTGCAGAGCTCCGGGAACTCGGTGCTGTGCTCCCTCCTCGACGGCCTCTCGGGGCCCACCACCCGCGCGCGCATCTGGCGGGGCCTGACCCAGGAGGACGCGGTCAGCCGCACCCTGCACGAACACCGCGCGATCCTCAGCGCCCTGCGCGACCGGGACGCGGAGGCGGCCCGTTCGTGGGCGACGGTGCACATCGCGAGCGTGGAGCAGTGGCTGCGCTCGACGCTGTGA
- a CDS encoding amidohydrolase, with protein MTVPSQRRAHADLLIHGGDVLTVDEAGTVVPDGAVAVRDGEIIEVGPVRELRSRYRAADTLDATGCLVLPGLVNAHAHLAMTLLRGRADDVTLQDFLERVLRWESELLTADNVAAAVRVAIAESVRAGVTSALDMYWFHEAAEQVAREAGWRLHTGPTFMDVPDPADGIAYEDRLEWARRDLAGRAPRPGTRPVLLAHSAYTLSPGQLTDIAALAREFGALLHMHAAENATEVTTVETRYGRRPVELLDSLGLLGPDLLLAHAVELSDTEIAALARTGTSVAHCPVSNLKLGCGIAPVPRLLGAGVTVALGTDGAVSSNTLDVLRAAGLAALVHKAGGDPTAVGAEQALRMATIEGARALGLDARLGSLEAGKRADVIVLDLGRPHLAPRHDPWSTLAYAARAEDVRDTLVDGRVLMRDRALTTLDEAAALADLAALVSPSDLV; from the coding sequence GTGACCGTTCCCTCCCAACGCCGGGCCCACGCCGACCTGTTGATCCACGGCGGTGACGTCCTCACCGTCGACGAGGCCGGCACGGTCGTACCCGACGGAGCCGTGGCCGTCCGCGACGGCGAGATCATCGAGGTCGGACCGGTTCGCGAGCTGCGGTCGCGGTACAGGGCCGCCGACACCCTCGACGCGACGGGCTGCCTCGTACTGCCCGGCCTGGTCAACGCACACGCCCACCTGGCGATGACGCTGCTGCGCGGCCGCGCCGACGACGTCACGCTCCAGGACTTCTTGGAGCGCGTCCTGCGCTGGGAGAGCGAGCTGCTCACGGCGGACAACGTCGCGGCGGCCGTCCGGGTCGCGATCGCGGAGAGCGTACGGGCCGGGGTGACGTCGGCGCTCGACATGTACTGGTTCCACGAGGCCGCCGAGCAGGTCGCGCGGGAGGCGGGCTGGCGGCTGCACACGGGGCCGACCTTCATGGACGTACCGGACCCGGCCGACGGCATCGCGTACGAGGACCGGCTGGAGTGGGCGCGCCGCGACCTGGCCGGACGCGCCCCGCGACCCGGCACGCGCCCCGTGCTCCTCGCGCACTCCGCCTACACCCTCTCCCCCGGGCAGCTGACCGACATCGCCGCCCTGGCACGGGAGTTCGGTGCCCTGCTGCACATGCACGCGGCGGAGAACGCCACCGAGGTCACCACCGTCGAGACGCGGTACGGCAGACGGCCGGTGGAGCTGCTCGACTCGCTCGGTCTGCTCGGCCCGGACCTCCTGCTGGCCCACGCCGTGGAGCTCTCGGACACCGAGATCGCCGCTCTGGCCCGTACCGGCACGTCGGTCGCCCACTGCCCGGTGTCGAACCTCAAACTGGGCTGCGGCATCGCCCCCGTACCGCGGCTGCTGGGCGCGGGCGTGACCGTCGCACTCGGCACGGACGGCGCGGTCAGCTCCAACACGCTGGACGTGCTGCGCGCGGCGGGCCTCGCCGCCCTGGTGCACAAGGCCGGTGGCGACCCCACCGCGGTCGGCGCCGAACAGGCCCTGCGCATGGCCACGATCGAGGGCGCCCGGGCCCTGGGGCTCGACGCCCGGCTCGGTTCGCTGGAGGCGGGAAAGCGGGCCGACGTGATCGTCCTGGATCTCGGACGTCCGCATCTGGCACCCCGCCACGACCCGTGGTCGACGCTCGCGTACGCCGCCCGGGCCGAGGACGTCCGGGACACGCTCGTCGACGGCCGGGTCCTGATGCGCGACCGTGCGCTCACCACGCTCGACGAGGCCGCCGCGCTTGCGGACCTGGCGGCTCTCGTGTCACCGTCCGACCTGGTGTGA
- a CDS encoding nucleoside phosphorylase, translating to MTHHPAPVTRIPGIGLPPRAVVVGDPARAAAVAALLDGAEEVSHHREYRAFTGSWKGVPVVVASHGVGAPGAILLFQELADAGVDTFLRFGTAGAMRPGIRDGDLVIAEAAVRDDGVTQQLLPPEYPAVAAPEAVLALQRAAREQGAAHHRGFVWTRAAFQPGLIPLTSYDGAGLAAIEMELSALYVTASLRGLRAGGVLVIDGVNADELVDEAATGGYDPHREIVAAGVARGGVVSLEALRLLAEIEEGAQ from the coding sequence ATGACGCACCATCCGGCCCCCGTCACACGCATACCCGGCATCGGGCTGCCGCCGCGCGCGGTCGTCGTCGGTGACCCCGCGCGCGCCGCGGCCGTCGCCGCGCTGCTCGACGGCGCCGAGGAGGTCTCCCACCACCGCGAATACCGTGCGTTCACCGGCAGTTGGAAGGGTGTGCCGGTCGTCGTCGCCTCCCACGGCGTCGGTGCGCCAGGGGCGATCCTGCTCTTCCAGGAGCTGGCCGACGCGGGTGTGGACACCTTCCTGCGGTTCGGCACGGCGGGTGCGATGCGGCCCGGGATCCGCGACGGCGACCTCGTCATCGCGGAGGCGGCCGTACGCGACGACGGTGTGACCCAGCAGTTGCTGCCGCCCGAGTATCCGGCGGTGGCCGCGCCGGAGGCGGTGCTCGCACTGCAGCGGGCGGCGCGGGAGCAGGGCGCCGCGCACCACCGCGGCTTCGTGTGGACGCGGGCCGCCTTCCAGCCGGGGCTGATACCGCTGACCTCGTACGACGGGGCGGGGCTCGCGGCCATCGAGATGGAGCTGTCCGCGCTGTACGTGACGGCCTCGCTGCGTGGACTGAGGGCGGGCGGCGTCCTCGTGATCGACGGCGTGAACGCGGACGAGCTCGTCGACGAGGCCGCCACGGGCGGCTACGACCCGCATCGTGAGATCGTCGCCGCAGGAGTGGCGCGCGGCGGTGTGGTCTCCTTGGAGGCCCTGCGTCTGCTCGCGGAGATCGAGGAGGGCGCGCAGTGA
- the mtnA gene encoding S-methyl-5-thioribose-1-phosphate isomerase, with translation MPQELRAVDWTGNSLALIDQTVLPHRTETRQVRDVDDLVDAIGRLVVRGAPAIGAAGAYGVALAMLQGEREGWSREEVLAAVARVRAARPTAVNLMVCVDRVLTRFDDGLDAVLAEAAQVQREDVAANRAMGAFGADWLLKRVGGDRPLRVLTHCNTGALATAGWGTALGVVRELHARGRLEVVYADETRPLLQGSRLTAWELVQEGIPHFVQADGAAAGTILRGEVDAAVVGADRIAANGDTANKVGTVGIALACAYAGVPFLVAAPTTTVDLSTATGSGIHIELRGEDEVLEWSGTRTAPAGSRGHNPAFDVTPAGLVTGLVTERGVLEVSAGELPGDRLG, from the coding sequence ATGCCCCAGGAACTGCGTGCTGTCGACTGGACCGGAAACAGCCTCGCGCTCATCGACCAGACCGTCCTGCCGCACCGCACCGAGACCCGCCAGGTCCGCGATGTGGACGACCTCGTGGACGCGATCGGGCGGCTCGTCGTGCGCGGGGCGCCCGCGATCGGGGCGGCCGGGGCGTACGGCGTGGCGCTCGCGATGCTCCAGGGCGAGCGCGAGGGCTGGTCGCGCGAGGAGGTGCTCGCGGCCGTCGCGCGGGTCCGTGCGGCGCGGCCCACCGCGGTGAACCTCATGGTGTGCGTCGACCGGGTGCTGACCCGTTTCGACGACGGGCTCGACGCGGTGCTCGCAGAGGCGGCGCAGGTGCAGCGCGAGGACGTGGCGGCGAACCGGGCGATGGGCGCGTTCGGGGCGGACTGGCTGCTCAAGCGCGTCGGCGGGGACCGGCCGCTGCGGGTGCTGACCCACTGCAACACCGGGGCTCTGGCCACGGCGGGGTGGGGCACCGCGCTCGGGGTCGTCCGTGAGCTGCACGCCCGCGGGCGTCTCGAGGTCGTGTACGCCGACGAGACGCGACCCCTGCTGCAGGGGTCGCGGCTGACCGCCTGGGAGCTCGTCCAGGAGGGGATCCCGCACTTCGTGCAGGCGGACGGGGCCGCCGCCGGGACGATCCTCCGGGGTGAGGTCGACGCCGCGGTCGTCGGCGCCGACCGGATCGCGGCCAACGGGGACACCGCCAACAAGGTGGGCACCGTGGGCATCGCGCTGGCGTGCGCCTACGCGGGGGTGCCGTTTCTCGTGGCCGCGCCCACGACCACGGTGGACCTCTCCACGGCCACGGGTTCCGGCATCCACATCGAACTGCGGGGCGAGGACGAGGTGCTGGAGTGGTCGGGGACGCGGACCGCGCCGGCCGGGTCCCGCGGGCACAACCCCGCCTTCGACGTGACACCGGCAGGGCTGGTCACCGGGCTGGTCACCGAGCGGGGGGTGCTGGAGGTGTCCGCGGGGGAGCTGCCGGGGGACCGGCTGGGCTAG
- the mtnB gene encoding methylthioribulose 1-phosphate dehydratase yields MTTDISTLDLEEAGAVLAAEAARFASFGWMRGTSGNLSVVLSRDPLRLAVTASGHDKGELTPADVVLVDGEGAAVSGGRPSAEAALHARVAALTGAGAVVHVHTVASVALGRRSPGGIVLKDLEMLKGVGQPAHDVEVTLPVIANSQDMKVLGDRLEAARDPRMPAVVVAGHGLYVWGDDPRRARHHTEVVEWLLELELTGH; encoded by the coding sequence GTGACCACCGACATCAGCACACTCGATCTGGAGGAGGCGGGGGCCGTCCTCGCCGCCGAGGCCGCCCGCTTCGCCTCCTTCGGCTGGATGCGCGGCACCTCCGGGAACCTGTCGGTGGTGCTCTCCCGCGACCCGCTGCGGCTCGCGGTCACCGCCAGCGGCCACGACAAGGGTGAACTGACGCCCGCGGACGTCGTACTGGTCGACGGCGAGGGTGCCGCGGTGAGCGGCGGCAGGCCGTCCGCCGAGGCCGCGCTGCACGCGCGCGTGGCCGCACTGACCGGCGCGGGCGCCGTGGTGCACGTGCACACGGTGGCGTCGGTGGCGCTGGGCCGGCGCTCACCCGGCGGCATCGTCCTCAAGGACCTGGAGATGCTCAAGGGGGTCGGCCAGCCCGCCCATGACGTGGAGGTCACCCTTCCCGTCATCGCCAACAGCCAGGACATGAAGGTCCTCGGCGACCGCCTGGAGGCGGCCCGCGACCCGCGGATGCCGGCGGTGGTCGTGGCGGGCCACGGCCTGTACGTGTGGGGCGACGACCCTCGCCGGGCACGCCACCACACGGAGGTCGTGGAGTGGCTCCTGGAGCTGGAACTGACGGGCCACTGA
- the mtnC gene encoding acireductone synthase, with translation MSPRPAFDVDAVVLDIEGTTSATGFVVDVLYPYSRSRFGALLAERSGDPDVLRALAQVRELLGEPDADTVRVEKALAEWLDEDVKATPLKTLQGLIWSEGFARGDLVSHFYDDVVPVLRRWHSDGVRLLVYSSGSVAAQRAWFTSSPDGDLLPLVDGLYDTENAGPKQEPGSYRRIAGSAGVEAGRLLFLSDRPGELDAAREAGWHTVGIRRPGEPYYEQGVGDHAQAGTFDEISIGTSGSTT, from the coding sequence GTGAGCCCGCGGCCGGCGTTCGACGTGGACGCCGTGGTGCTCGACATCGAGGGCACCACGAGCGCCACGGGCTTCGTCGTCGACGTGCTCTACCCGTACTCGCGCTCCCGTTTCGGAGCGCTGCTGGCGGAGCGGAGCGGCGATCCGGACGTGCTGCGGGCACTCGCCCAGGTACGCGAACTGCTCGGCGAGCCGGACGCCGACACCGTACGGGTCGAGAAGGCGCTCGCCGAGTGGCTCGACGAGGACGTGAAGGCCACCCCCCTGAAGACCCTTCAGGGCCTCATCTGGTCCGAGGGGTTCGCCCGGGGCGACCTGGTCTCCCACTTCTACGACGACGTGGTGCCGGTACTTCGCCGCTGGCACAGTGACGGCGTACGGCTGCTCGTGTACTCGTCCGGGTCCGTGGCCGCGCAGCGCGCGTGGTTCACGAGCAGCCCGGACGGTGATCTGCTGCCGCTCGTCGACGGGTTGTACGACACCGAGAACGCGGGGCCCAAGCAGGAGCCGGGGTCCTACCGCCGTATCGCCGGATCGGCCGGCGTGGAGGCAGGCCGTCTCCTGTTCCTCTCCGACCGGCCGGGCGAGCTGGACGCGGCCCGCGAGGCGGGCTGGCACACCGTCGGGATCCGGCGGCCCGGGGAGCCGTACTACGAGCAGGGCGTCGGTGACCACGCGCAGGCGGGGACGTTCGACGAGATCAGCATCGGCACTTCAGGGAGCACGACGTGA
- a CDS encoding 1,2-dihydroxy-3-keto-5-methylthiopentene dioxygenase has translation MTLLTTWPESGPGTTVRRTGDPVEIAAALAPLGVRYEQWPVRGDVPADADSDTVFAAYGPEIDRLNAEEGFTTVDVLGLHPSDDPEYPVKAKAAREKFLQEHTHDDDDEVRFFVSGSGIFYLHVNGEVHAVFCEKGDLLGVPRGTTHWFDMGTSPAFTAIRFFHEEDGWIGSFTGSDIAGRFPDYDTIAAGYERDRSAA, from the coding sequence ATGACCCTGCTGACCACGTGGCCCGAGTCCGGACCCGGGACGACCGTGCGCCGCACCGGTGACCCCGTCGAGATCGCCGCCGCGCTCGCTCCGCTCGGTGTGCGGTACGAACAGTGGCCGGTCCGCGGGGACGTCCCCGCGGACGCCGACAGCGACACCGTCTTCGCCGCGTACGGGCCGGAGATCGACCGGCTCAACGCCGAGGAGGGCTTCACCACGGTCGACGTCCTCGGGCTGCACCCGAGCGACGACCCGGAGTACCCCGTGAAGGCGAAGGCCGCGCGGGAGAAGTTCCTCCAGGAGCACACGCACGACGACGATGACGAGGTCCGGTTCTTCGTCTCGGGCTCCGGGATCTTCTATCTGCACGTGAACGGCGAGGTGCACGCCGTGTTCTGCGAGAAGGGCGACCTGCTGGGTGTGCCGCGCGGCACGACGCACTGGTTCGACATGGGGACGTCACCGGCGTTCACCGCGATCCGCTTCTTCCACGAGGAGGACGGCTGGATCGGCAGCTTCACCGGCTCGGACATCGCCGGCCGCTTCCCCGACTACGACACCATCGCGGCGGGGTACGAGCGGGACCGGTCCGCGGCGTGA
- a CDS encoding substrate-binding domain-containing protein gives MTRTRLPLAALSLASVSALLLAGCSQSSDASETTGDSAASASAATGKKPAPFSEGRVKVALVRQSGAGDYFEQWGNGAKAQAKALGIDLTVYDAQADNAKQATDLSSAINSGARAIIVDHGFPATIQPEIDKAVKKGVKVVVYDVETATKGVVSTKQDDASMARAVLDVMAGELGKDAKVGYVNVAGYAALDKRDSVWKKTADANGWKQQFKVGKVTDSTATDNVPLVSAALTQHPDVAGVFAPYDELAKGTVLAVQNKKLQDRVKVFGADVSNADIQNMTAKGSPWVATAGTDPSAVGAAVVRTAALELAGELNRTSVEFPAVAITQDFLKSKGIGNMDQLREALPALNLAKVSTADWIPNVAH, from the coding sequence ATGACCCGTACCCGTCTGCCTCTCGCCGCGCTCTCGCTGGCATCCGTCTCCGCCCTCCTCCTCGCGGGCTGCTCGCAGTCCTCGGACGCCTCGGAGACGACCGGCGACTCCGCCGCGTCCGCGTCCGCCGCCACCGGCAAGAAGCCAGCGCCCTTCAGTGAGGGCAGGGTGAAGGTCGCCCTGGTCCGGCAGAGCGGCGCCGGCGACTACTTCGAGCAGTGGGGCAACGGAGCCAAGGCGCAGGCCAAGGCCCTCGGCATCGACCTGACGGTGTACGACGCCCAGGCGGACAACGCCAAGCAGGCCACCGACCTCTCCTCGGCCATCAACTCCGGGGCCCGGGCGATCATCGTCGACCACGGCTTCCCGGCCACGATCCAGCCGGAGATCGACAAGGCGGTGAAGAAGGGCGTCAAGGTCGTCGTCTACGACGTGGAGACCGCCACCAAGGGTGTCGTCTCCACCAAGCAGGACGACGCCAGCATGGCCCGGGCCGTCCTCGACGTGATGGCCGGCGAACTCGGCAAGGACGCGAAGGTCGGCTACGTCAACGTCGCCGGTTACGCCGCCCTCGACAAGCGCGACAGCGTCTGGAAGAAGACGGCCGACGCCAACGGGTGGAAGCAGCAGTTCAAGGTCGGCAAGGTCACCGACTCCACGGCCACCGACAACGTGCCCCTGGTCAGCGCCGCCCTCACCCAGCACCCGGACGTGGCGGGCGTCTTCGCCCCGTACGACGAACTCGCCAAGGGCACCGTCCTCGCCGTCCAGAACAAGAAGCTCCAGGACAGGGTGAAGGTCTTCGGCGCGGACGTCTCCAACGCCGACATCCAGAACATGACCGCCAAGGGCAGTCCCTGGGTGGCCACGGCGGGCACGGACCCGTCGGCGGTCGGCGCGGCCGTCGTCCGTACCGCCGCCCTGGAGCTCGCCGGAGAGTTGAACAGGACCTCGGTCGAGTTCCCGGCCGTCGCGATCACCCAGGACTTCCTGAAGAGCAAGGGCATCGGGAACATGGACCAGCTGCGCGAGGCGCTGCCCGCACTGAACCTCGCCAAGGTCAGCACGGCCGACTGGATCCCCAATGTCGCCCACTGA